In one Drosophila pseudoobscura strain MV-25-SWS-2005 chromosome X, UCI_Dpse_MV25, whole genome shotgun sequence genomic region, the following are encoded:
- the BtbVII gene encoding longitudinals lacking protein, isoforms N/O/W/X/Y isoform X1, producing the protein MSVQQFCLRWNNHQPNFISVCSSLLHNGTLVDVTLAAEGRQLQAHKIVLSACSSYFQALFTTNPCQHPIVILKDVQYDDLKTMVDFMYYGEVNVSQEQLPHILKTAEMLKIKGLAEMPTDPANLTKSDSKSSSDGTELVGGAGSGVAGAGGTSAGSLGAASGSSVGDSLWSSSEAQQFQQQQQQQQQAQQQQQHHHHQQQQQHQLQQQQQQQQQAQQQQQQHHHHHHQHQQQQQQQQQGGQTQAPQTHHHQMRRTPSPLSAGTSPATRRKRLRKSSNNGSGERNNAEEQHNSSLDAGSAAGNAGLSLAQMSQMSFGGAANTAAALGSLASHSLHASKLLKESASSELDQQPQDSDLDDGHGHLHMQIKPEVDIGGVNQTMPLDISGATTPSEHDAPNSQSSHSEPSPAHAPHHPHPPLVATSSSSGGSGSFERSFSIGGLGETDPENNASSPVMMGTKRNRVLTRQPRVKRDSDSISSTNQISPETAATTLDFDPFNAAGATSATARDYSTTGSHHLHHQHSHPNPHQQQHHHHQAPPQHHHLLTVPPRIERHASEPAPSLGPSTPHLLSVPSSTPYLIKQHSDPLLPRQSALHSATGNLAGGTNPFAPLHRQYSHPLSGSNAGYVPPTPLHHPHHISLPESIYASGSPPPAGSSQYLVPTRVVACPVSSETAATPTNASSNVSSSTVSAVSVVTSPTAGLNSSRHSFSPTYAGSSETAPPERRSPHSHSHSPTVTHSHSLVERSSKGSDAANGSGGSKLRNSKSVTGTGSTSHLHPGQTTMSSSAEHLPTLRVKNEELQRSVSSPQTQREIITLENPRSSHCPVIRPGPALGCNFCWNTIDGHGRILRRKTKYHCPECQTNLCIVPCFQEYHERLNNEAAATVGASGSASASASNSSAHDNQLHSSSTGSSSGSGKASPYVSAGSSNSGSGTGPGPGAGTGAARHYTKTESI; encoded by the exons ATGTCTGTGCAACAGTTCTGCCTGCGGTGGAACAATCACCAGCCGAACTTCATATCGGTGTGCTCCTCGCTGCTGCACAATGGCACCCTGGTGGATGTCACGCTGGCTGCCGAGGGGCGCCAGCTGCAGGCCCATAAAATAGTACTGTCTGCATGCAGCTCGTACTTTCAG GCCCTGTTCACGACGAATCCGTGCCAGCATCCGATCGTTATACTGAAAGACGTTCAATATGATGATCTCAAGACGATGGTGGACTTTATGTATTACGGGGAGGTGAACGTGTCGCAGGAGCAGCTACCGCACATACTTAAGACGGCCGAGATGCTCAAGATCAAGGGCCTGGCCGAGATGCCCACGGACCCGGCCAATCTCACCAAATCGGACAGCAAATCATCGAGCGACGGCACTGAGCTGGTGGGTGGCGCCGGCTCTGGTGTGGCGGGAGCAGGAGGTACCTCTGCGGGCAGCCTAGGTgctgccagtggcagcagtgtGGGCGACTCGCTGTGGAGCAGCAGCGAGGCGCAACAgttccaacagcagcaacagcaacaacagcaggcccagcaacagcagcagcatcatcaccaccagcagcagcagcagcaccagctccaacagcagcagcaacaacagcagcaggcccagcaacagcagcagcaacaccatcatcatcaccaccagcatcagcagcagcagcagcaacagcagcagggcgGACAGACGCAGGCGCCGCAGACGCATCACCATCAGATGAGACGAACCCCCTCGCCGCTGAGCGCTGGCACATCGCCGGCCACGCGGCGCAAGAGGCTGCGCAAATCCTCGAATAACG GCTCTGGCGAACGCAACAATGCAGAGGAGCAGCACAACAGTTCTTTGGATGCCGGGAGTGCCGCTGGCAATGCGGGCCTCAGTCTCGCCCAAATGAGCCAAATGTCCTTTGGCGGGGCGGCCAATACGGCGGCTGCATTGGGCAGTCTCGCGAGCCATTCACTGCACGCTTCCAAGCTGCTGAAGGAGTCGGCGAGCAGCGAGCTGgaccagcagccgcaggacTCGGACCTGGACGACGGACACGGACActtacatatgcaaatt AAGCCCGAGGTGGATATCGGCGGAGTGAACCAAACGATGCCCCTGGACATTTCCGGCGCCACCACACCATCTGAGCACGATGCGCCAAACTCTCAGTCCTCGCACTCGG AGCCAAGTCCGGCGCATGCACCGCATCATCCACATCCCCCATTGgtggccaccagcagcagcagcggcggcagcggcagcttcGAGCGCTCATTCAGCATCGGAGGCCTGGGCGAAACTGATCCCGAGAACAATGCCAGCTCGCCGGTCATGATGGGGACCAAGAGGAATCGTGTGCTCACGCGACAGCCGAGGGTGAAGCGCGACAGCGACAGTATCTCCTCGACGAACCAGATATCGCCGGAGACGGCCGCCACGACGCTGGACTTTGATCCGTTTAATGCCGCTGGGGCCACAAGCGCCACCGCCAGGGACTATTCGACGACGGGCTCGCATCACCTGCACCACCAGCATTCGCATCCGAAtccgcaccagcagcagcaccaccaccaccaggcGCCTCCGCAGCACCATCACCTGCTGACGGTGCCACCTCGAATCGAGCGGCATGCCTCTGAGCCGGCGCCTAGTCTTGGTCCCTCCACCCCGCACCTGCTCAGCGTGCCGTCCAGCACGCCGTATCTCATAAAGCAGCACTCGGATCCGCTTCTGCCGCGTCAGTCCGCTCTGCACTCCGCCACCGGCAATTTGGCCGGCGGCACCAATCCGTTCGCTCCCTTGCACCGCCAATACTCGCATCCGCTGTCCGGCAGCAATGCCGGCTATGTGCCGCCCACACCGCTGCACCATCCGCATCATATCTCGCTGCCCGAGTCAATCTACGCATCGGGGTCACCGCCGCCGGCCGGTTCCTCGCAGTACCTGGTTCCCACCCGTGTGGTGGCCTGTCCGGTGTCCAGTGAGACGGCTGCCACACCCACAAATGCCAGCTCGAACGTTTCGTCATCGACGGTGTCAGCCGTTTCCGTGGTCACCTCGCCGACGGCTGGCCTCAACAGCAGCCGGCATTCGTTCTCGCCCACATATGCGGGCAGTTCGGAGACGGCGCCGCCAGAGCGACGCTCTCcacactcccactcgcactcgcccACTGTCACCCATTCGCACTCGCTCGTGGAGCGTAGCTCGAAGGGCAGCGATGCTGCCAACGGATCTGGCGGTTCGAAGCTGCGCAATTCCAAGTCTGTCACGGGCACGGGATCGACATCCCACCTACATCCCGGCCAGACCACGATGAGCAGCTCGGCCGAGCATTTGCCGACGCTTCGGGTCAAGAACGAGGAACTGCAACGTTCGGTGTCTTCACCGCAG ACCCAGAGGGAAATAATCACCCTGGAAAATCCACGTTCTAGTCATTGCCCCGTCATCCGGCCGGGTCCGGCCCTGGGCTGCAACTTCTGTTGGAACACCATCGATGGGCATGGCCGTATTTTGCGACGCAAAACGAAATACCATTGCCCCGAGTGTCAGACGAATTTATGCATTGTGCCCTGCTTCCAGGAGTATCACGAGCGGCTCAACAACGAAGCCGCCGCCACCGTGggagccagtggcagtgccagcgccagcgccagcaacagcagtgccCACGATAACCAGctgcacagcagcagcactggcagcagcagtggcagcggcaaggCCTCCCCCTATGTCTCggccggcagcagcaacagcggcagcgggacGGGCCCTGGCCCAGGCGCAGGCACAGGCGCGGCTCGGCATTACACCAAAACCGAATCGATATAA
- the BtbVII gene encoding longitudinals lacking protein, isoforms A/B/D/L isoform X2: protein MSVQQFCLRWNNHQPNFISVCSSLLHNGTLVDVTLAAEGRQLQAHKIVLSACSSYFQALFTTNPCQHPIVILKDVQYDDLKTMVDFMYYGEVNVSQEQLPHILKTAEMLKIKGLAEMPTDPANLTKSDSKSSSDGTELVGGAGSGVAGAGGTSAGSLGAASGSSVGDSLWSSSEAQQFQQQQQQQQQAQQQQQHHHHQQQQQHQLQQQQQQQQQAQQQQQQHHHHHHQHQQQQQQQQQGGQTQAPQTHHHQMRRTPSPLSAGTSPATRRKRLRKSSNNGSGERNNAEEQHNSSLDAGSAAGNAGLSLAQMSQMSFGGAANTAAALGSLASHSLHASKLLKESASSELDQQPQDSDLDDGHGHLHMQIKPEVDIGGVNQTMPLDISGATTPSEHDAPNSQSSHSGLQWTVVDSNYPRFSLPACQSNLIGNGSGGGGGGGGGAGNQSSANSSAGGGNVGGGGTNEQRQQQQHEAQQQATQQQQHLQQLHYQQQQQQQQQEQAAAAASGQAYSSQIITVNNLVSGYATAAQNLSPTSPNESNMVQSVYSQGPTPTQSPVHSGVTAAGAGGASTGTGSGGGGGNSSGAASQVVKRKRSVNPQGDENFIRALEAVRTGGIGFCKAARLYGVNNRTLWLEYKKRGYPVSRPSIKARVVKQEPNLSPSPTPSTNPGDDTANETLNMQIPPQAETPTPSLMCTPHHGSIGSSAGTLPSGGNSHPAIGVMSLFDARYMDSPGNVHTMSRQRYIDATGAGAGAAGTGAGTINVNPTTAMNLQSINFNSI, encoded by the exons ATGTCTGTGCAACAGTTCTGCCTGCGGTGGAACAATCACCAGCCGAACTTCATATCGGTGTGCTCCTCGCTGCTGCACAATGGCACCCTGGTGGATGTCACGCTGGCTGCCGAGGGGCGCCAGCTGCAGGCCCATAAAATAGTACTGTCTGCATGCAGCTCGTACTTTCAG GCCCTGTTCACGACGAATCCGTGCCAGCATCCGATCGTTATACTGAAAGACGTTCAATATGATGATCTCAAGACGATGGTGGACTTTATGTATTACGGGGAGGTGAACGTGTCGCAGGAGCAGCTACCGCACATACTTAAGACGGCCGAGATGCTCAAGATCAAGGGCCTGGCCGAGATGCCCACGGACCCGGCCAATCTCACCAAATCGGACAGCAAATCATCGAGCGACGGCACTGAGCTGGTGGGTGGCGCCGGCTCTGGTGTGGCGGGAGCAGGAGGTACCTCTGCGGGCAGCCTAGGTgctgccagtggcagcagtgtGGGCGACTCGCTGTGGAGCAGCAGCGAGGCGCAACAgttccaacagcagcaacagcaacaacagcaggcccagcaacagcagcagcatcatcaccaccagcagcagcagcagcaccagctccaacagcagcagcaacaacagcagcaggcccagcaacagcagcagcaacaccatcatcatcaccaccagcatcagcagcagcagcagcaacagcagcagggcgGACAGACGCAGGCGCCGCAGACGCATCACCATCAGATGAGACGAACCCCCTCGCCGCTGAGCGCTGGCACATCGCCGGCCACGCGGCGCAAGAGGCTGCGCAAATCCTCGAATAACG GCTCTGGCGAACGCAACAATGCAGAGGAGCAGCACAACAGTTCTTTGGATGCCGGGAGTGCCGCTGGCAATGCGGGCCTCAGTCTCGCCCAAATGAGCCAAATGTCCTTTGGCGGGGCGGCCAATACGGCGGCTGCATTGGGCAGTCTCGCGAGCCATTCACTGCACGCTTCCAAGCTGCTGAAGGAGTCGGCGAGCAGCGAGCTGgaccagcagccgcaggacTCGGACCTGGACGACGGACACGGACActtacatatgcaaatt AAGCCCGAGGTGGATATCGGCGGAGTGAACCAAACGATGCCCCTGGACATTTCCGGCGCCACCACACCATCTGAGCACGATGCGCCAAACTCTCAGTCCTCGCACTCGG GTCTGCAATGGACAGTTGTCGATTCAAACTATCCGCGCTTTTCCCTGCCCGCCTGCCAGTCCAACCTGATTGGGaatggcagcggtggcggtggcggtggcggcggcggtgccGGCAATCAGAGCAGTGCGAATAGTAGCGCCGGCGGCGGCAACGTAGGCGGTGGTGGCACCAACGAgcagcgtcagcagcagcagcacgaggcacagcagcaggccacccagcagcagcagcatctgcagcAACTGcactaccagcagcagcagcaacagcagcagcaggagcaggcggcggcggccgcctCCGGTCAGGCGTACTCCTCCCAGATCATAACCGTCAACAACCTAGTCAGCGGATATGCGACGGCGGCCCAGAACCTCTCGCCCACCTCACCCAACGAGTCCAACATGGTCCAGTCTGTCTACAGTCAGGGCCCCACGCCCACACAGTCGCCGGTGCATTCTGGCGTGACCGCCGCAGGCGCAGGGGGAGCAAGTACAGGCAcaggcagcggcggtggcggcggcaacagcagtGGAGCGGCGAGCCAGGTGGTGAAGCGCAAACGATCAGTGAACCCACAAGGCGACGAGAACTTCATAAGGGCTCTGGAGGCGGTTCGCACGGGTGGAATTGGCTTCTGCAAGGCGGCCCGATTGTACGGCGTGAACAATCGGACTCTGTGGCTCGAGTACAAGAAGCGTGGCTACCCGGTGTCGCGGCCGAGCATAAAGGCGCGTGTGGTCAAGCAGGAGCCGAACCTCTCGCCGTCTCCAACACCGTCAACAAATCCGGGCGACGACACAGCAAACGAAACGCTCAACATGCAGATTCCACCGCAGGCAGAGACCCCGACACCTTCCCTGATGTGCACACCCCACCAcggcagcatcggcagcagtgCGGGCACCTTGCCCAGCGGCGGCAACTCCCATCCGGCCATCGGGGTGATGAGCCTCTTCGACGCACGCTACATGGACTCGCCGGGAAATGTACACACCATGTCTCGGCAGCGGTACATCGACGCCACAGGCGCCGGGGCGGGAGCAGCAGGAACGGGTGCGGGCACCATCAACGTCAATCCGACCACTGCAATGAATCTACAGAGTATTAACTTTAACTCAATATAG
- the Usp5 gene encoding ubiquitin carboxyl-terminal hydrolase 5 has product MEELRKHLSKVNVICASGASSPPVYKDECVYSYDNPETPTGLYVCLHSFLGFGEAHVREYASKTGNAVFLHIKREKTLKKDESAEQEKKEAAAEAPPESKITRLAIGVDGGYNETDLAKKYEIKDTYSIVVAPELDKKLPYPDPELPIRVSQAIEGILAADSAISKLEKSTLMGTWDGEVRQASKYAENLEQLNNGKRIPPSGWQCEKCDLTSNLWLNLTDGSILCGRKFFDGSGGNDHAVEHYRVTNYPLAVKLGTITADGKSDVFSYPEDDMVIDPHLEKHLSHFGINMAAMKKSEKSMVELELEINQRIGEWSALTESDSELQPMAGPGYTGMRNLGNSCYINSVMQVLFVIPDFQERFVGTGAERYFSEFPSDPANDFNIQMAKLGNGLQSGKYSSIVENTLDTDNLSGISPAMFKNIVGKNHPEFSTKQQQDANDFYLHLLTMLDRNSRNQSNPADALKFLLEDRVECLASRKVKYKKREEYSFRLPIPLEKATNLDEVREYQERDQAARESGQRLVDRDIVRHKVPLRACLERFFGTELIEQFYSTAINGKTNAEKTTRMATMPDFLMIHLGKFTLGDDWVPKKLDVSVDMPDDLDLSAWKSTGGGLKPGEEPLPEPAAEQPKFTFDDAVMSELLNMGFPHEACKRACFHTKNSGLEAASNWLMEHIADEDISDPFEVPNNSIGDCASEQFVANPESLAMLMSMGFDERQAVAALKATDGNVERATDWIFSHADSIPMDETPAVATPATSAPSTSAAANYRDGTGKYKLVAFISHMGTSAQVGHYVCHIRKNGEWVIYNDTKVAKSQNPPKDLGYLYLYMRDE; this is encoded by the exons ATGGAGGAACTTCGCAAGCATTTATCAAAGGTCAACGTGATCTGCGCCTCAGGCGCTAGCTCTCCGCCAGTGTACAAAGACGAGTGCGTCTATTCATACGACAACCCAGAGACGCCCACCGGCCTATACGTGTGCCTGCACAGTTTCCTGGGCTTTGGCGAGGCTCATGTGCGCGAATATGCCAGTAAGACTGGCAACGCGGTCTTCCTGCACATCAAGCGTGAGAAGACGCTGAAAAAGGACGAGAGCGCAGAACAGGAGAAAAAGGAAGCCGCTGCCGAAGCCCCGCCAGAGAGTAAGATCACACGCCTGGCCATTGGGGTGGACGGCGGCTACAATGAGACTGATTTGGCCAAAAAGTATGAGATTAAGGACACCTACAGCATTGTGGTTGCTCCCGAGCTGGACAAGAAGCTGCCCTATCCCGATCCCGAGCTGCCCATTCGCGTGTCTCAGGCAATCGAAGGCATTCTGGCAGCGGACTCGGCAATTTCCAAGCTGGAGAAGTCCACACTGATGG GCACTTGGGATGGTGAGGTCCGTCAGGCATCCAAGTATGCAGAAAACCTCGAGCAGCTAAATAACGGCAAGAGGATTCCGCCATCCGGTTGGCAGTGTGAGAAGTGCGATTTGACCAGCAATCTCTGGCTGAATCTAACCGACGGCTCAATACTCTGCGGCCGCAAGTTCTTTGATGGCAGCGGTGGCAACGATCACGCTGTGGAGCACTATCGCGTGACCAACTATCCGCTGGCCGTCAAGCTGGGCACCATCACCGCCGACGGCAAGTCCGATGTCTTCTCCTACCCGGAGGACGACATGGTCATCGATCCGCACCTGGAGAAGCATCTCTCCCACTTTGGCATCAATATGGCGGCCATGAAGAAGAGCGAGAAATCGATGgtcgagctggagctggagataaACCAGCGCATCGGCGAATGGTCGGCCCTGACCGAGAGCGATAGTGAGCTGCAGCCTATGGCCGGACCGGGATACACAGGAATGCGGAATTTGGGCAATAGCTGCTACATCAACAGCGTGATGCAGGTGCTCTTTGTCATTCCTGACTTCCAGGAGCGTTTTGTCGGCACCGGGGCTGAGCGGTACTTTAGTGAGTTCCCCAGCGATCCGGCGAACGACTTCAACATACAGATGGCCAAGCTGGGCAACGGCCTCCAGTCGGGCAAGTACAGCAGCATCGTCGAGAACACACTGGACACGGATAACTTGTCGGGCATATCGCCGGCCATGTTCAAGAACATTGTAGGCAAGAACCATCCGGAGTTCAGtaccaagcagcagcaggatgccAACGACTTCTATCTGCATTTGCTTACGATGCTCGATCGCAATTCGCGCAATCAATCGAATCCGGCGGATGCCCTGAAGTTCCTGCTGGAGGATCGCGTGGAGTGCCTGGCCAGCCGCAAGGTCAAGTACAAGAAGCGCGAGGAGTACAGCTTCCGGCTGCCCATACCGCTGGAGAAGGCCACTAATCTGGATGAGGTCAGGGAGTATCAGGAGCGGGACCAGGCAGCCCGCGAGAGCGGACAGCGTCTCGTCGATCGCGACATTGTCCGTCACAAGGTGCCGCTGCGGGCCTGCCTGGAGCGCTTCTTCGGCACGGAGCTCATCGAGCAGTTCTACTCGACGGCCATCAATGGCAAAACGAACGCAGAGAAGACCACACGCATGGCCACCATGCCCGACTTCCTCATGATCCATCTGGGAAAGTTCACGCTGGGCGACGACTGGGTGCCCAAGAAGCTGGACGTCTCCGTGGACATGCCCGACGATCTGGATCTGAGCGCCTGGAAGTCCACCGGCGGTGGCCTAAAGCCTGGTGAGGAGCCACTGCCCGAACCGGCCGCCGAGCAGCCCAAGTTCACGTTCGACGATGCGGTCATGTCGGAGTTGCTCAATATGGGCTTTCCCCATGAGGCCTGCAAGCGGGCCTGCTTCCACACCAAGAACAGCGGCCTGGAGGCCGCCTCCAACTGGCTAATGGAGCACATTGCCGACGAGGACATCTCCGATCCGTTTGAGGTGCCCAACAATAGCATCGGGGACTGCGCCAGCGAGCAGTTTGTGGCCAATCCGGAAAGCCTGGCTATGCTCATGAGCATGGGATTCGATGAACGCCAGGCCGTGGCCGCCCTCAAGGCCACCGATGGGAATGTGGAGCGTGCCACAGACTGGATCTTCTCGCATGCCGACAGCATCCCCATGGACGAGACCCCGGCCGTGGCAACACCGGCGACCTCTGCTCCTTCCACTTCTGCCGCCGCCAACTATCGTGACGGCACGGGCAAGTACAAGCTGGTGGCTTTCATCTCGCACATGGGCACCTCGGCCCAGGTGGGCCACTATGTCTGCCACATCCGGAAGAACGGCGAGTGGGTCATCTACAACGACACCAAGGTGGCCAAGTCGCAGAATCCACCCAAGGATCTCGGCTACTTGTATCTGTACATGCGCGATGAGTAG
- the Alg2 gene encoding alpha-1,3/1,6-mannosyltransferase ALG2 codes for MVRILFLHPDLGIGGAERLVVDAALALKERGHEVSFLTNHHDSTHCFKETADGSFPVQVVGDWLPRKLFGRFYAFCAYIRMLYAAFYASFFMPQREQVDVVFCDLISVCVPVLRLARHRPRVLFYCHFPDQLLSAREGLLKRVYRAPINWLEEHTVGLADKVLVNSKFTLRVFQDTFRRLRTVPDVLYPSIHTQYFDQMEQKLQQRSTVLEETVHPRVPRNAFIYLDINRYERKKNHALALKSLRLMGDMLSSADFKRCRLIIAGGYDTRCLENVEHYAELEQLTTELDLQEHVILLRSPTDEEKCRLLYAAHCLLYTPENEHFGIVPLEGMYFSKPVVALNSGGPTETVVHTSTGFLCEKQAKSFGGAMCQLFRDEPLRLKMGDQGHKRVQQKFSFEAFADRLNGIVQDLVPPSRKKLD; via the coding sequence ATGGTTCGTATTTTGTTTCTTCATCCCGATTTGGGTATTGGCGGAGCCGAGCGGTTGGTTGTGGACGCCGCCCTGGCCCTCAAGGAGCGCGGTCACGAGGTCAGCTTCCTGACCAATCACCATGACAGCACCCACTGCTTCAAGGAGACCGCCGATGGGAGTTTTCCCGTTCAGGTCGTGGGCGACTGGCTGCCACGGAAGCTCTTTGGGCGGTTCTATGCCTTCTGCGCTTACATCCGCATGCTATATGCCGCCTTCTATGCCAGCTTCTTTATGCCCCAGCGCGAGCAGGTGGATGTGGTGTTCTGCGATCTGATATCCGTCTGTGTGCCTGTCTTGCGCCTGGCTCGTCACCGGCCGCGAGTTCTCTTCTACTGTCACTTTCCGGACCAGCTGCTCAGCGCCAGGGAGGGCCTGCTGAAGCGCGTGTATCGCGCTCCCATCAACTGGCTGGAGGAGCACACTGTTGGCCTGGCGGACAAGGTGCTGGTCAATTCCAAGTTCACGCTACGCGTATTCCAGGACACATTCCGACGGCTGCGAACCGTACCCGACGTTCTCTACCCCTCCATTCACACGCAATACTTCGACCAGATGGAACAGAAGCTACAGCAGCGCTCCACTGTCTTGGAAGAGACCGTGCATCCGCGGGTGCCGCGAAACGCCTTCATCTATCTGGACATCAATCGctacgaaagaaagaaaaaccacgCTCTGGCATTGAAGTCGCTGCGTCTTATGGGAGACATGCTCTCATCGGCGGATTTCAAGCGCTGTCGCCTGATCATCGCCGGCGGCTATGACACGCGCTGCCTCGAGAATGTCGAGCACTACGCGGAGTTGGAACAACTGACTACCGAGCTGGACCTCCAAGAACATGTCATACTGCTGCGCTCACCCACGGACGAGGAGAAGTGTCGCCTTCTGTATGCCGCCCACTGTCTGCTCTACACCCCAGAGAACGAGCACTTTGGCATCGTCCCCTTGGAGGGCATGTATTTCTCCAAGCCGGTGGTGGCCCTCAACAGCGGCGGGCCCACGGAGACTGTGGTGCACACTTCCACGGGCTTCCTCTGCGAGAAGCAGGCGAAGAGCTTTGGCGGCGCCATGTGCCAGTTGTTTCGCGACGAACCGCTGCGCCTGAAGATGGGCGATCAGGGCCATAAGAGGGTGCAGCAAAAGTTCTCCTTCGAGGCATTCGCGGACCGTTTGAATGGCATTGTCCAAGATCTAGTGCCCCCCTCCCGGAAGAAACTTGATTAA